TCCATGTTTTTCAGCGCCAACATCTCCCCCTTTTCAGGTCAGGATGGTAAGTACGTCACGGCAAGACATTTGCGCCAGCGGTTGGAACGCGAACTGTTGCGGAATGTCAGCTTAAGAATGGAAGTGCACGAAGGAGCAATGGAAACATATCGCGTGATGGGGCGGGGCGAATTGCAGATGGCGATTCTGATTGAGATGATGCGGCGGGAGAGCTATGAATTCGAGGTGTCGAAACCCGAAATCATCACGAAAACAGAAGACGGTATTTTGCTGGAGCCAACTGAGCACCTGATTATCGATTGTCCGGAAGAATACATCGGGGTTAGCACGCAAAAAGTCGGGATGAGAAAAGGGCACATGCTGAATATGGTGAATCATGGCAAAGGTCGTGTTCGGCTTGAGTTTCAAATCCCAACCCGGGGTTTGATCGGCTTTCGTTCGGAATTCCTAACCGACACGCGGGGCACGGGAATCATGAATCATCTTTTTGCGTCCTTCGAACCGTGGCTTGGAGAGATCACGACCCGGAGCAATGGAGTCCTTGTATCGGACCGTGATGGGCGCGTGACTGCGTATGCGTTGAACAACCTTCAGGACCGCGGTGAGCTTTTTGTGAAGCCTGGTCAGGACGTTTACCGCGGAATGATCTGCGGACAGAATTCGCGAAACGTCGACCTCTGGGTGAATGTCACGAAGGAGAAAAAACTGACGAATATGCGCGCTTCCGTTGCTGACGATGCCATTCGGCTGATTCCTTTCACTGACATGGGACTCGAGAAGGCCCTTGAGTTCATTAATCCCGATGAGCTGGTCGAAGTTACCCCACGTTCCATCCGGATGCGCAAGAAAAAGATGTAATTTTCACCGCAAAGAGCGCAGAGATCGCCGAGAAGAAAGATAATTCTGTTTTTCCTCTGTGTGCTCTGCGTCCTCTGCGGTAAAATACCAGCCATACCCATGGAAAGAAGGAAACTGCTGCGTCATTACGGTTTTAGCGTCGGCCGTTTTCCTTCCGGGCCCAAGAATTCCCTCACCGACGTGCCGGGCGTCCGAGTCGGACACAGCACCATCATTGAAGGGACCGGCCGCCGGCGCGCCGGAAACGGACCGGTTCGCACGGGAGTTACGGCGATCATCCCTCACGACAATGTATATATGGAGCGGCTCATGTCCGGCGCTCATATCCTCAACGGAGCCGGCGAAGTCAGCGGACTGATTCAAATCCAGGAGTGGGGACTCATCGAAACGCCGATTCTGCTGACAAACACGCTGAGTGTCGGTCGTGTCAGTGATTCCTGCGTGAAATGGCTATCTGAAAAACATCCGGACATGGGTGATCTTTATGATGTTGTGATTCCTGTGGTGGGAGAATGCGACGACAGTTTCTTGAATGATGCGGTGGGCCGCCACATCAAACAAAAACATGTCTTCGAAGCTCTGAATAGCGCTTCTACTGCGATGGTCCCTGAAGGTTCGGTCGGCGCCGGCACAGGAATGGTATGTTGTGATTTTAAAGGTGGAATCGGAAGCAGCTCGCGCGTGATCAAAGTCGATGACCAACAGTTCACGATCGGGATTCTGGTCCTCTCCAACTTTGGGCGCATCGATGATTTGCGGGTCCTTGGAGTTCCCGTAGGACGAAAATTATCTGCATCTTTTGCTGCGTTGAAAAAACGGTCGGATAATTACGGATCTATCATTACCGTTCTCGCAACCGATCTTCCTTTGAGCCGATTTCAGATCAGCTGGCTGTGTAAGCGCGCCGCTCTCGGGATCGGAAGGTGTGGAAGTTTTGCAGCGTATACGAGCGGAGAAATTATTGTCGGATTGTCTACAGCCAATCAAGTGTTGCGCGAACCTAAATCCGGTTTGCAACAATTCACGTACATTCTCGATCAATTCATGGATGACGCTTTTGAAGCTACGATCGAAGCGACGGAAGAAGCAATCATCAACAGTTTGATCAACAATCACGACATGGTCGGAGCCAACGAAAACTTCGTACCTGCTATTCCTGTCGATAAGCTCATGTCCGTGATGCACGCCGCCATCGGCTAATTTCAACGCAAAGACGCCAAGACGCAAAGTTTTTTCTCTGTTATGATTGCGATAGAGATTCAGGGGGAGCTCAGTTGGACCATCATTCACCACAGCCGGAAGAATCATCGGCTCAGAACGCTGCAAACCTTCCGCGGTTCGGACGCTACCAGCGAATCGAACTCATCGGTCAAGGAGGAATGGGGAAAGTTTATAAAGCCTATGATCCTGTGCTGGATCGATACGTGGCATTGAAACTCATTCAATCCAACGCGCCTGAGTCTGCAATCCGGTTTTCCACAGAAGCAAAAGCGCAAGCCAAAGTGAACCATCCGCATGTGTGCAAGATTTACGAAGTAGGCGAAGCGGAAGGCATCCGCTACATTGCTATGCAGCTGATCAACGGCAGAGCACTCACAGATGTTGCTCAGGAACTGAACTTTCCGCAGATTGCAAAGATTTTGAAGCAAGTGGCGGAGGGAGTACATGCAGCACACCAGGCAGGTTTGATTCATCGCGATCTAAAACCGTCGAACATTCTTGTGGAAAAAACGGAGCAGGGGGAACTCATTCCGTATGTGCTCGATTTTGGATTGGTTCGCGAGATGAATGCCGGTGGTCTTACCCTCAGCGGAGTATTGATCGGAACTCCAAGCTATATGTCTCCTGAGCAAGCAAGGGGGCAAACGCGTGGCGTAGATTCGCGTACCGATGTTTATAGCCTCGGTGTCACCTGCTACGAGCTTTTGACAAAAAGTTTGCCTTTTGAAGCAGAAACGACTGTCGATATCCTCCTCAAATTACTGAACGAAGATCCCGCCTCGCCGCGCCAAAAAAATCC
The bacterium genome window above contains:
- a CDS encoding serine/threonine protein kinase, with protein sequence MDHHSPQPEESSAQNAANLPRFGRYQRIELIGQGGMGKVYKAYDPVLDRYVALKLIQSNAPESAIRFSTEAKAQAKVNHPHVCKIYEVGEAEGIRYIAMQLINGRALTDVAQELNFPQIAKILKQVAEGVHAAHQAGLIHRDLKPSNILVEKTEQGELIPYVLDFGLVREMNAGGLTLSGVLIGTPSYMSPEQARGQTRGVDSRTDVYSLGVTCYELLTKSLPFEAETTVDILLKLLNEDPASPRQKNPDIPADLEKIALKCLEKDPALRYHSALALAEDLGRFIEGEPIHARAPSLAYRLSKKAKKNQALFLTGGLAAILLLAFLLYILGVIYRRLSQFEMAHGQDPDQSLQSSIDALQRA
- a CDS encoding P1 family peptidase — its product is MERRKLLRHYGFSVGRFPSGPKNSLTDVPGVRVGHSTIIEGTGRRRAGNGPVRTGVTAIIPHDNVYMERLMSGAHILNGAGEVSGLIQIQEWGLIETPILLTNTLSVGRVSDSCVKWLSEKHPDMGDLYDVVIPVVGECDDSFLNDAVGRHIKQKHVFEALNSASTAMVPEGSVGAGTGMVCCDFKGGIGSSSRVIKVDDQQFTIGILVLSNFGRIDDLRVLGVPVGRKLSASFAALKKRSDNYGSIITVLATDLPLSRFQISWLCKRAALGIGRCGSFAAYTSGEIIVGLSTANQVLREPKSGLQQFTYILDQFMDDAFEATIEATEEAIINSLINNHDMVGANENFVPAIPVDKLMSVMHAAIG